aaaaaaaaaacaccacaaaccaaaaacacaaaacaaagagaaaggaaatggGCATCAGAAAACCGAACAAACTGGCTCAAACCGCAGTGCTCAAGCAAATCCTGAAAAGATGCTCAAGCTCGGGAAAGAAACATGGCTATGACAAAGATGGTCTTCCCATCGATGTCCCAAAAGGCCATTTCCCAGTTTACGTTGGCGAGAACAGTACAAGGTACATTGTTCCCATCTCGTTTTTGACACATCCTCAGTTCCAATGCCTCCGCCAAGCCGAAGAGGAATTCGGTTTCGATCACGACCTGGGCCTCACCATCCCTTGCGAAGAAGTCGTTTTTCGATCCCTAACGTCGATGCTCATGAGATGATATCACTGCAT
This genomic interval from Malus domestica chromosome 05, GDT2T_hap1 contains the following:
- the LOC114824763 gene encoding protein SMALL AUXIN UP-REGULATED RNA 12-like yields the protein MGIRKPNKLAQTAVLKQILKRCSSSGKKHGYDKDGLPIDVPKGHFPVYVGENSTRYIVPISFLTHPQFQCLRQAEEEFGFDHDLGLTIPCEEVVFRSLTSMLMR